Below is a window of Candidatus Dependentiae bacterium DNA.
AGCAACCAAGACCTGGAGAAAATTCTCTATTTTTTATTTTAAGCCCCAATAATCCAAAGTTTAGAATATCAGCAAAGACAACCCTGCCTTCATCATCAAGATTCATAAATTCAGATTTTATTTTAATAAAAATCGTGCGCATTCCTCTTTGCTTCGTCTCAGTGAGAACGTTAATTTTTTGGTTTAGTTTGCCATATAACGATAACTTAGCTTTCACTTTGGGCTCTGCAACTTCAGTTAATGTTTTTTCTGCTACAAAATTAATTTCCCATTCCTCATTTTGTTCTTCAAATTGACTTATATCTCTTTTTTCCATTCCATAACATGCGTTCGATAAAATTTCCAAAAGAACAAGCAAAATATTGAGCATTCTTTTCATAGTTTTCTAACTTATCGATAAAGGGTTATTCTAGAAAAACAAGTATAACCATACACAGAAAAAAAAGTGAAAGGTGATTATCGTTGAATCATCAAACGCGCACATTAATTGCTCAACTCGAGCAACAATTAGCTCCTATTTATAAAACAACAATAGAGCAACAGCAAGTTGCTTGGTGGCTTTTGCAAGCTCTTACGGGGCTTGATGTTGCACACCTTTTGACCAAAGAAACGCTTCAGTTAACAGATGATCAGGAAAATAAACTTAATGAATGGATTCGGCTGCACACGATTGAGCAAAAGCCATTGCAGTATATTTTGGGGACGGTACCATTTGGTTCGCTTCCTATAATTGTTGAGCCGCCAACCCTTATTCCTCGCCCAGAAACCGAAGAATGGACTTTACATTTAATAGAACTTCTCAAAAAATTAAAAGATCAACGTTTAACCATTTTGGATTTATGCACTGGCAGTGGCTGCATTGCACTCTTGCTTGCAAAAGAATTACCAAAATCTCAATTAGTCGCCACCGATCTTGCCGATTCAGCGCTTTCTTGTGCGCGCACAAATCTAACTGCGCACCATTTGCAAAATATTACGATCATTAAATCAGATCTTTATGGAGCAATCGAACCGCGCGCTCAGTTTGATTTAATCGTCAGCAATCCTCCCTATATTGCCGCACGAGAATGGAATCATCTCGATCCGATGGTTGCAAACTGGGAAGATCGCAATGCGCTTGTTTCCGAACATGCTGGGTTTGCGCATATTGAGGAGATTATAAAAAAAGCACCCCTCTATTTAAAACCAAACACCCAGATGAAAGAATTGA
It encodes the following:
- the prmC gene encoding peptide chain release factor N(5)-glutamine methyltransferase, with translation MNHQTRTLIAQLEQQLAPIYKTTIEQQQVAWWLLQALTGLDVAHLLTKETLQLTDDQENKLNEWIRLHTIEQKPLQYILGTVPFGSLPIIVEPPTLIPRPETEEWTLHLIELLKKLKDQRLTILDLCTGSGCIALLLAKELPKSQLVATDLADSALSCARTNLTAHHLQNITIIKSDLYGAIEPRAQFDLIVSNPPYIAAREWNHLDPMVANWEDRNALVSEHAGFAHIEEIIKKAPLYLKPNTQMKELMIPQLVIEIGYRQGNAAKELMRNALFEHVQIWKDLEGKDRVVCARMPL